Proteins co-encoded in one Flavivirga eckloniae genomic window:
- a CDS encoding GNAT family N-acetyltransferase: MAFTFKIIEKENIKFVIPLVQKLNGHKITYEVLEQRFSEMITQNYECAVIYDGDKLIGVSGLWFCTRHYSGKSVEADHVYIDETYRGQGLGKRFFEWIYNYAKEKGYETVELNTYVSNPASHKFYYNEGFSILGFHFLKKL, from the coding sequence ATGGCTTTTACATTTAAAATTATAGAAAAGGAAAATATAAAATTTGTTATTCCTTTGGTACAAAAACTTAATGGGCATAAAATTACCTATGAGGTATTGGAGCAGCGCTTTTCTGAAATGATTACTCAAAATTACGAATGTGCGGTAATATATGATGGTGATAAACTAATAGGAGTTTCTGGTTTGTGGTTTTGTACAAGACATTATTCTGGAAAGAGCGTGGAAGCAGACCATGTTTATATTGATGAAACTTATAGAGGACAGGGTTTAGGGAAACGATTTTTTGAATGGATATACAATTATGCTAAAGAAAAAGGGTATGAAACCGTGGAATTAAATACCTATGTAAGTAATCCTGCGTCTCATAAGTTTTATTATAATGAGGGCTTTAGCATTTTAGGATTTCATTTTTTAAAAAAGTTATGA
- the pepE gene encoding dipeptidase PepE, producing MKNIIIASTSTIHGSGYLDYILNDLAEFFKGIDEILFIPYARPSGISHDAYTEKANMAFSKINKSARGIHTYENPTEAVNNAKAIFIGGGNTFVLTNQLYKNNLISALQTAIKNGTPYLGTSAGSNICGLTIETTNDMPILYPPSFKALAFVPFNINPHYLDPDKNSKHMGETRETRIKEFHNFNNQPVIGLREGSWLHVKEDSIVLKGELTARVFEYNKLPYEVLSGTELNQLK from the coding sequence ATGAAAAACATAATTATTGCAAGTACTTCAACAATTCATGGTAGTGGTTATTTAGATTATATTTTAAATGATCTAGCCGAATTCTTTAAAGGAATTGATGAGATTCTATTTATTCCCTACGCCAGACCAAGTGGTATATCTCACGATGCCTACACAGAAAAGGCAAATATGGCCTTTTCTAAAATTAATAAAAGCGCCAGGGGTATTCATACTTACGAAAACCCTACAGAAGCTGTTAATAATGCCAAAGCCATTTTTATTGGAGGTGGTAACACATTTGTATTAACAAATCAGCTTTATAAAAACAATTTAATAAGCGCACTACAGACGGCTATAAAAAATGGCACGCCCTATTTAGGTACAAGTGCGGGAAGTAATATTTGCGGACTTACCATAGAAACAACCAACGATATGCCAATCTTATATCCTCCTAGTTTTAAAGCTTTGGCATTTGTGCCATTTAATATTAATCCGCATTATTTAGATCCTGATAAAAACAGTAAACATATGGGGGAAACCAGAGAAACTAGAATAAAGGAATTCCACAACTTTAATAACCAACCCGTTATAGGGTTGCGAGAAGGTAGCTGGTTACATGTAAAAGAGGATTCTATTGTTTTGAAAGGAGAATTAACAGCTCGCGTTTTTGAATATAATAAATTGCCTTATGAGGTACTGTCTGGTACTGAATTAAACCAATTAAAATAA
- a CDS encoding M48 family metalloprotease, translated as MRRKNLKVRLLIGAAIAIFFVFKRCSQQEENPYTGRMQTISMTPDKEIAIGIQSAPQMAQQHGGLHSNNQYQALVDNVGNKLVNSSMAKDTPYRYEFHLLADPNAINAFALPGGQIFITYALFSKLENEDQLAGVLGHEIGHVLGRHSAERIAESEYWQGLATAGSVGADMGGLVNRIGQNTLLTNGRDDELESDELGVLFMLKAGYNPEEMIGVMEILKAAAGPNRVPEFKSTHPDPDNRIEKIREAIEKYKHQ; from the coding sequence ATGAGAAGAAAAAACCTTAAGGTACGATTATTAATTGGCGCAGCTATTGCGATTTTCTTTGTTTTTAAAAGATGCAGCCAACAAGAAGAGAATCCTTATACAGGAAGAATGCAAACCATATCGATGACTCCCGATAAAGAAATAGCTATTGGAATACAAAGCGCACCACAAATGGCACAGCAGCACGGTGGTCTACATTCCAACAATCAATATCAGGCTTTGGTAGACAATGTTGGTAATAAGTTAGTAAACAGCAGTATGGCCAAGGATACACCCTACCGATATGAATTTCATTTATTAGCAGACCCGAACGCTATAAATGCATTCGCATTACCCGGAGGGCAAATTTTTATTACCTATGCGCTATTTTCAAAATTAGAAAACGAAGATCAACTCGCCGGAGTTTTAGGACATGAGATCGGACATGTTCTAGGGCGCCATAGCGCAGAGAGAATAGCCGAAAGCGAATATTGGCAAGGATTGGCAACTGCCGGTTCTGTTGGAGCAGATATGGGAGGGCTCGTAAATCGTATTGGGCAAAATACCTTATTAACCAATGGTCGGGATGATGAATTAGAGAGTGATGAACTCGGGGTTCTTTTTATGCTTAAAGCTGGTTATAACCCAGAAGAAATGATAGGTGTTATGGAAATTTTAAAAGCTGCTGCAGGCCCTAATCGAGTACCAGAGTTTAAAAGCACGCATCCAGATCCAGACAACAGAATTGAAAAAATTAGAGAAGCCATAGAAAAATATAAACATCAATAA
- a CDS encoding ankyrin repeat domain-containing protein → MKKSIIITAIALCFSVVTVNAKSITNNTNNTNAEFVFKVNSFCVSIAKGDLETVKKLIDRGADINEMSNGMTPAMYAAKFNRTEILKLLIAKGANLKTRSAKKMTALKYAELHGAKDAVSIIKEALSKSKKKK, encoded by the coding sequence ATGAAAAAATCAATCATTATTACTGCCATCGCATTATGTTTCTCTGTTGTAACTGTTAATGCAAAATCTATTACAAATAATACTAACAATACAAATGCAGAGTTTGTATTTAAGGTAAACTCTTTTTGCGTTTCAATTGCTAAAGGAGATTTAGAAACTGTTAAGAAACTTATTGACAGAGGAGCAGACATAAACGAAATGTCTAATGGAATGACTCCAGCTATGTATGCTGCTAAATTTAACAGAACAGAAATTTTAAAGCTTTTAATTGCTAAAGGCGCTAATTTAAAAACAAGATCTGCTAAAAAAATGACAGCACTTAAATATGCAGAATTGCACGGAGCAAAAGATGCAGTTTCAATAATAAAAGAAGCATTATCTAAATCGAAAAAGAAAAAGTAA